A region from the Palaemon carinicauda isolate YSFRI2023 chromosome 9, ASM3689809v2, whole genome shotgun sequence genome encodes:
- the LOC137647128 gene encoding putative zinc finger protein 66 has translation MFHQGEYVVPDTYLPDVMGRVSMEREAVVGAHQRPFLSPLRAVRLGKKTRNNTLPYVCHVVNCGEKFLNSQGLDTHLKLHLGVKPFMCNFCGKVCKTESKLKTHLASHANDDVKHVCDICERRFSSRSSLSKHKKMIHKPKPHICPECQCGFEERKYMAIHAKQAHDLEIDSECCNDDFLLTTADCSTDSKGTSSGDGNSKSFLEESVDPLAIGDGDISTRETALPSISHNQQDSHNIQEKPLEPIVELTVVNRRDASINCEFCTSTFPSVAYLEQHMAVHVHDRTIACQHCSARYDNLEDLANHLKVHGIENEHSNSFAHNEMKCPPIFDKYICALCKEHFVNLGSLKRHQAKGHCSPTPQSGI, from the coding sequence ATGTTTCATCAAGGAGAGTACGTTGTTCCTGATACATACCTTCCAGATGTGATGGGAAGGGTATCCATGGAAAGGGAGGCGGTCGTAGGAGCTCACCAGCGACCCTTTTTATCCCCACTGAGAGCTGTAAGGcttggaaagaaaacaagaaataatacctTACCTTATGTATGTCATGTTGTAAATTGCGGGGAAAAATTTTTAAACAGTCAAGGCCTTGATACGCATTTGAAATTGCATTTAGGAGTTAAACCATTCATGTGCAATTTTTGTGGTAAAGTTTGCAAAACTGAAAGCAAGCTCAAAACTCATCTGGCATCTCATGCAAATGACGATGTGAAACATGTTTGCGATATTTGTGAAAGAAGGTTTTCCAGTCGAAGTTCACTGAGTAAGCACAAGAAAATGATTCATAAACCTAAGCCTCACATCTGTCCTGAGTGTCAGTGTGGCTTTGAAGAGCGCAAGTATATGGCCATTCATGCAAAACAAGCACATGATTTAGAAATCGACTCAGAATGTTGTAATGACGATTTCCTCTTAACCACTGCAGACTGTAGTACTGATTCTAAAGGTACCAGTTCTGGTGATGGAAACTCAAAAAGCTTCTTAGAGGAAAGTGTAGATCCTTTAGCTATTGGAGATGGAGATATTTCAACTCGGGAAACCGCTTTGCCTAGCATTTCTCATAATCAACAGGACTCTCACAATATCCAGGAGAAACCTTTGGAACCTATTGTAGAATTAACAGTtgtgaataggagagatgcctctaTCAATTGTGAATTTTGTACTTCTACATTTCCTTCAGTAGCTTATTTAGAGCAGCACATGGCAGTTCACGTGCATGACAGAACCATTGCTTGTCAGCATTGTTCAGCAAGGTATGATAATCTCGAGGATCTAGCGAATCATTTGAAAGTACATGGGATAGAAAATGAACACTCAAATTCATTTGCACATAATGAGATGAAGTGTCCACCAATTTTTGATAAGTATATTTGCGCTCTGTGCAAAGAACATTTCGTTAATCTTGGTAGTCTGAAGCGTCATCAGGCAAAAGGACACTGTTCTCCTACACCGCAGAGTGGAATTTAA